The Thermoanaerobacterium sp. PSU-2 genome window below encodes:
- a CDS encoding spore photoproduct lyase family protein: MKFSHVYVEKDVLNHSTTEKILNALKRSTVIEIQRYSDLFLRQRQNYVMQKKYPNIILAKKRYDFIYRGSEMCENFGIDEFYHTSNVLNCIYSCDYCYLQGMYPSANIVFFVNLEDFFDEVDKLSCDKRIYLSISYETDLLAFEPLTSFASMWISYATTNENLLMEIRTKCANAAFFESTAIPNNVIFSWSLLPQEVISIYETSTPSLDKRIMAIRKAIEKGVKVRISLEPIMYVDGFEKIYSDFIDKLYEELPLQDIYDFNIGAFRMVKEQAKKVEKLKETSFVFCYDTEVKDGVFTYKNEKYMKEFVYDRLAKHVSKDKLFLK; this comes from the coding sequence ATGAAGTTTTCTCATGTTTACGTTGAAAAAGATGTTTTAAACCACTCTACTACAGAGAAAATATTAAATGCATTGAAAAGAAGTACTGTTATTGAAATCCAAAGGTATAGCGACTTATTTTTAAGGCAAAGGCAGAATTATGTCATGCAAAAGAAATATCCAAATATAATACTGGCAAAGAAAAGGTACGATTTTATATACAGAGGTTCTGAGATGTGCGAAAACTTTGGGATTGATGAGTTTTACCATACTTCGAATGTCTTAAACTGCATTTACTCTTGCGATTACTGTTATCTTCAAGGCATGTATCCATCGGCTAATATCGTTTTTTTTGTCAATTTAGAAGACTTTTTTGATGAGGTTGACAAACTTTCTTGTGACAAAAGGATATATTTAAGCATATCATATGAGACAGATTTATTGGCGTTTGAGCCGTTGACAAGCTTTGCGTCTATGTGGATTTCATACGCAACGACTAATGAAAACTTGTTGATGGAGATAAGGACAAAATGTGCTAATGCGGCGTTTTTTGAATCTACAGCGATTCCTAATAATGTAATATTTTCGTGGTCCCTTTTACCTCAGGAAGTGATTTCGATTTATGAGACTTCTACTCCATCCCTTGACAAAAGGATAATGGCCATAAGAAAGGCTATTGAAAAAGGAGTAAAAGTGAGAATATCGTTAGAACCTATCATGTATGTTGATGGTTTTGAAAAGATATATTCGGACTTTATAGATAAATTGTACGAAGAATTGCCACTTCAAGATATATACGACTTTAATATAGGTGCATTTAGGATGGTAAAGGAGCAGGCTAAAAAAGTGGAAAAGCTTAAAGAAACATCATTTGTATTTTGCTACGATACGGAGGTAAAGGATGGAGTATTTACATATAAAAATGAAAAGTACATGAAAGAATTTGTGTACGATAGATTGGCAAAGCATGTAAGCAAGGATAAATTATTTTTAAAGTAG
- a CDS encoding tropomyosin has product MTNEEFMTLVLQRFDSIDLKLENMDGRLVSVEKRLDDVDKRLDNMDKRLDNVEKRLDNVEKRLDGVESRLDSVENRLDGMDKRFDGVEYRLDEIDKRLDGVENRLDGMDKRLDGVENRLDGMDKRLDGVENRLYNLERQQSDVEYILKHTFEEVTKHTSQLGKFELNFKRIDKKFDVLNDHILEREADVKLLLDIHKLNDV; this is encoded by the coding sequence TTGACAAATGAAGAGTTCATGACTTTGGTGCTTCAAAGATTTGACTCGATTGATCTAAAACTGGAAAACATGGACGGAAGACTTGTCAGCGTTGAAAAGAGATTGGACGACGTAGACAAAAGACTGGACAATATGGATAAAAGGTTGGACAATGTAGAAAAAAGACTTGACAATGTAGAAAAAAGGCTTGACGGTGTTGAAAGCAGGCTTGATAGTGTTGAAAATAGGCTTGATGGCATGGATAAGAGGTTTGACGGTGTTGAATATAGACTTGACGAGATTGACAAGAGGCTTGATGGTGTTGAGAATAGGCTTGATGGCATGGATAAGAGGCTTGATGGTGTTGAAAATAGACTTGATGGCATGGACAAGAGGCTTGATGGTGTTGAAAATAGACTATACAACCTTGAAAGGCAGCAAAGTGATGTTGAGTACATCTTAAAGCATACATTTGAAGAAGTCACAAAGCACACAAGCCAACTTGGCAAGTTTGAATTGAATTTTAAGAGGATAGATAAAAAATTTGACGTTTTGAATGACCACATACTTGAAAGAGAAGCAGATGTGAAGCTGCTTTTAGATATACACAAGCTTAATGATGTTTAA
- the adhE gene encoding bifunctional acetaldehyde-CoA/alcohol dehydrogenase gives MATTKTELDVQKQIDLLVSRAQEAQKKFMSYTQEQIDTIVKAMALAGVDKHVELAKMAYEETKMGVYEDKITKNLFATEYVYHDIKNEKTVGIINENIEENYMEVAEPIGVIAGVTPVTNPTSTTMFKCLISIKTRNPIIFSFHPKAIKCSIAAAKVMYEAALKAGAPEGCIGWIETPSIEATQLLMTHPGVSLILATGGAGMVKAAYSSGKPALGVGPGNVPCYIEKSANIKRAVSDLILSKTFDNGVICASEQAVIIDEEIADEVKKLMKEYGCYFLNKDEIKKLEKFAIDEQSCAMSPAVVGQPATKIAEMAGFKVPEGTKILVAEYEGVGPKYPLSREKLSPILACYTVKDYNEGIKKCEEMTEFGGLGHSAVIHSENQDVINEFARRVRTGRLIVNSPSSQGAIGDIYNTNTPSLTLGCGSMGRNSTTDNVSVNNLLNIKRVVIRKDRMKWFKIPPKIYFESGSLQYLCKVKRKKAFIVTDPFMVKLGFVDKVTYQLDKANIDYEIFSEVEPDPSVDTVMNGVKIMNSYNPDLIIAVGGGSAIDAAKGMWLFYEYPDTEFETLRLKFADIRKRAFKFPELGKKALFIAIPTTSGTGSEVTAFAVITDKKRNIKYPLADYELTPDIAIIDPDLTKTVPPSVTADTGMDVLTHAIEAYVSVMASDYTDALAEKAIKIVFEYLPRAYKNGNDEEAREKMHNASCMAGMAFTNAFLGINHSMAHILGGKFHIPHGRANAILLPYVIRYNAEKPTKFVAFPQYEYPKAAERYAEIAKFLGLPASTVEEGVESLIEAIKNLMKELNIPLTLKDAGINKEQFEKEIEEMSDIAFNDQCTGTNPRMPLTKEIAEIYRKAYGA, from the coding sequence ATGGCAACGACTAAAACGGAATTAGACGTTCAGAAGCAGATAGATTTACTTGTATCAAGAGCACAAGAGGCTCAAAAAAAATTCATGTCTTACACACAAGAGCAAATCGACACAATCGTAAAGGCAATGGCTTTAGCAGGTGTTGACAAACACGTAGAGCTGGCAAAGATGGCATACGAAGAAACAAAAATGGGTGTGTACGAAGATAAGATTACAAAAAATCTCTTTGCCACAGAGTATGTGTATCACGACATAAAAAATGAAAAGACTGTAGGAATCATAAACGAAAACATAGAAGAAAACTACATGGAAGTAGCAGAACCGATAGGCGTAATTGCCGGTGTCACACCTGTCACAAACCCGACATCTACTACGATGTTTAAATGCTTAATATCCATAAAGACGCGAAACCCCATAATATTCAGCTTCCATCCAAAGGCAATAAAGTGCAGCATCGCAGCAGCAAAAGTCATGTACGAAGCTGCATTAAAGGCAGGTGCACCCGAAGGATGCATAGGCTGGATAGAGACGCCATCGATAGAAGCAACACAGCTTCTCATGACACATCCAGGCGTATCTCTAATCCTTGCAACAGGCGGTGCAGGAATGGTAAAAGCAGCATACAGCTCAGGAAAACCAGCATTAGGCGTAGGTCCTGGCAACGTGCCATGCTACATTGAGAAATCAGCAAACATAAAAAGAGCTGTATCAGACCTCATATTAAGCAAGACATTTGACAATGGAGTAATATGCGCATCGGAGCAAGCTGTGATAATAGATGAGGAAATAGCAGATGAAGTCAAAAAGCTTATGAAAGAGTACGGCTGCTACTTCCTAAATAAAGATGAAATCAAGAAGCTTGAAAAATTCGCAATCGACGAGCAAAGCTGTGCTATGAGCCCTGCAGTGGTAGGTCAGCCAGCCACGAAGATTGCCGAGATGGCAGGCTTCAAAGTTCCTGAAGGCACAAAGATATTAGTGGCAGAGTACGAAGGAGTAGGTCCAAAATATCCTCTATCAAGGGAGAAACTAAGTCCAATTCTCGCTTGCTACACTGTCAAAGATTACAATGAAGGAATCAAAAAGTGCGAGGAAATGACTGAATTTGGAGGTTTAGGCCACTCCGCTGTAATACACTCTGAAAACCAAGACGTGATAAATGAATTTGCAAGGCGAGTCCGCACAGGAAGACTTATCGTAAATTCACCATCATCACAGGGAGCAATAGGAGATATATACAATACAAACACGCCATCACTTACATTAGGCTGCGGTTCTATGGGAAGAAACTCAACAACAGACAATGTAAGTGTCAACAACCTTTTGAATATTAAGCGTGTCGTGATAAGGAAGGATAGAATGAAATGGTTCAAGATTCCACCAAAGATTTACTTTGAAAGCGGGTCACTGCAGTATCTGTGCAAGGTCAAAAGGAAAAAAGCCTTTATCGTCACAGATCCATTCATGGTTAAACTTGGCTTCGTAGACAAAGTGACTTATCAATTAGACAAGGCAAACATCGACTACGAAATATTCTCAGAAGTTGAGCCAGATCCATCTGTTGACACAGTCATGAACGGCGTAAAAATAATGAATTCGTACAATCCTGACTTAATAATCGCTGTAGGCGGTGGCTCTGCAATAGACGCAGCAAAGGGAATGTGGCTTTTCTACGAATATCCTGACACGGAGTTTGAAACATTGAGGCTTAAATTCGCAGACATCAGAAAAAGAGCATTTAAGTTCCCAGAGCTTGGCAAAAAAGCGCTGTTCATTGCAATACCGACAACAAGCGGCACAGGCTCAGAAGTAACAGCATTTGCCGTAATAACTGACAAAAAGAGAAACATCAAATATCCACTGGCAGACTACGAGCTTACACCAGATATAGCCATAATAGATCCTGACCTTACAAAGACAGTGCCACCATCTGTAACAGCAGATACAGGTATGGATGTGTTGACACACGCCATAGAGGCATACGTGTCAGTGATGGCATCAGACTACACAGATGCGCTGGCAGAAAAGGCCATAAAGATCGTATTTGAATACCTACCAAGAGCTTATAAAAACGGCAATGATGAAGAAGCCCGTGAAAAGATGCACAATGCTTCATGCATGGCTGGCATGGCATTTACAAATGCATTCTTAGGAATAAACCACAGCATGGCACACATATTGGGTGGAAAGTTCCACATACCACACGGAAGAGCAAATGCAATACTTCTGCCGTATGTAATAAGGTACAATGCAGAAAAGCCTACAAAGTTTGTGGCATTCCCACAATACGAATATCCAAAGGCAGCAGAAAGATATGCAGAAATCGCCAAATTCTTAGGACTGCCTGCATCAACCGTTGAAGAAGGCGTAGAAAGCTTAATCGAAGCTATAAAGAATCTCATGAAAGAGCTTAACATTCCGCTGACCCTAAAAGACGCCGGCATAAACAAAGAACAATTCGAAAAAGAAATCGAAGAAATGTCAGACATCGCCTTCAACGATCAGTGCACAGGGACAAATCCAAGAATGCCTCTCACAAAAGAAATTGCAGAAATCTACAGGAAGGCATACGGTGCATAA
- the hcp gene encoding hydroxylamine reductase, with product MGMFCYQCQEASKGVGCTLRGVCGKTDDTARLQDLLIYTLKGIAIVNQEARKHGLNSESTDSFIIDGLFSTITNVNFDKNYFVGKIKEGLNLRESIKSQLSANGVQLSGLHDAATWTKDESEFDEKALSVGVLATENEDIRSLRELITYGIKGMAAYAFHAANLGFKDPNISEFIEKALVATLDDSLGANDYVSLALEAGKYGVDVMALLDKANTSTYGNPEITKVNIGVRNNPGILISGHDLKDLEELLEQTEGTGVDVYTHGEMLPAHYYPAFKKYSHFAGNYGNAWWQQDKEFESFNGPILMTTNCLTPPKDSYKDRLYTTGVVGFEGVKHIDAGPDGKKDFTEIIEHAKRCKPPVEIESGEIVGGFAHNQVLALANQVVDAVKTGAIKRFFVMAGCDGRMKSREYYTEFAKELPKDTVILTAGCAKYRYNKLNLGDINGIPRVLDAGQCNDSYSLAVIALKLKEVFGLEDINELPISFNIAWYEQKAVIVLLALLYLGVKNIHLGPTLPAFLSPNVAKVLVENFGIGGITNVEDDIKMFMGN from the coding sequence ATGGGAATGTTTTGTTACCAATGTCAAGAAGCTTCAAAAGGCGTTGGCTGCACATTAAGAGGTGTGTGTGGCAAAACTGACGACACAGCAAGACTTCAGGATTTGCTCATATACACATTAAAGGGAATAGCAATAGTAAACCAAGAGGCCAGAAAACATGGTTTAAACAGTGAAAGCACGGATTCATTCATCATCGACGGATTGTTTTCAACGATAACAAATGTCAATTTTGACAAGAATTATTTTGTAGGAAAGATTAAAGAAGGCTTGAATTTAAGAGAGTCCATAAAAAGCCAATTAAGCGCAAATGGAGTACAGTTAAGCGGATTGCATGATGCGGCTACATGGACGAAAGATGAAAGCGAATTTGATGAGAAGGCTTTATCAGTAGGTGTACTTGCTACTGAAAATGAAGACATAAGATCATTAAGGGAGCTTATAACTTACGGTATAAAGGGTATGGCTGCTTACGCATTCCATGCTGCAAACCTTGGCTTTAAAGATCCTAATATATCAGAGTTTATTGAGAAAGCGTTAGTTGCAACATTGGATGACAGCTTAGGTGCAAATGATTATGTATCACTTGCATTAGAGGCTGGTAAATACGGCGTCGATGTTATGGCGCTTTTAGACAAAGCAAATACGTCCACATACGGCAATCCTGAGATCACAAAGGTAAATATCGGCGTCAGAAACAATCCTGGCATATTGATAAGCGGACACGACTTAAAAGACTTGGAAGAACTGTTGGAGCAGACAGAGGGAACAGGCGTTGATGTATATACACACGGTGAAATGCTTCCTGCCCACTACTATCCAGCATTTAAGAAGTATTCACACTTTGCAGGCAACTACGGCAATGCATGGTGGCAACAGGATAAGGAATTTGAAAGCTTTAATGGCCCTATACTAATGACAACAAACTGCTTGACGCCGCCAAAGGATTCATACAAAGATAGACTTTACACGACAGGCGTCGTTGGATTTGAAGGTGTGAAGCACATTGATGCTGGCCCAGACGGCAAGAAAGATTTTACAGAGATAATAGAGCACGCAAAGAGATGCAAACCGCCAGTAGAGATTGAGAGTGGAGAGATAGTAGGAGGATTTGCTCACAACCAAGTATTGGCTTTGGCTAATCAAGTAGTTGATGCAGTAAAGACTGGAGCTATAAAGAGGTTCTTTGTAATGGCAGGCTGCGACGGCAGGATGAAGTCAAGAGAATACTATACAGAATTTGCAAAAGAACTTCCAAAAGATACAGTTATATTGACAGCAGGATGTGCAAAGTACAGATACAATAAATTAAATCTTGGCGATATAAACGGCATACCGAGAGTGCTTGATGCAGGACAGTGCAATGACTCGTATTCATTGGCAGTGATTGCGCTTAAGCTTAAAGAAGTATTTGGACTTGAAGATATAAATGAGCTTCCAATATCATTCAACATTGCATGGTATGAGCAAAAAGCTGTAATAGTATTACTTGCGCTTCTGTACTTGGGGGTAAAGAATATTCACTTAGGACCGACACTTCCAGCATTCTTATCGCCTAATGTCGCAAAAGTTTTAGTTGAAAACTTCGGCATCGGCGGCATAACAAACGTGGAAGACGACATAAAGATGTTTATGGGGAATTAA
- the mgrA gene encoding L-glyceraldehyde 3-phosphate reductase: protein MSYIPNENRYEKMIYRRCGRSGIMLPAISLGLWHNFGGYDVFENMREMVKKAFDLGITHFDLANNYGPPPGSAEENFGKILRTDLRGYRDELLISTKAGYTMWPGPYGDWGSRKYLLSSLDQSLKRMGIDYVDIFYSHRRDPNTPLEETMSALAQAVRQGKALYVGISNYNAEDTKKAAEILRQLGTPLLINQPSYSMFNRWIEDGLTDVLEEEGVGSIAFSPLAQGLLTDKYLNGVPDDSRAARKNTSLRGNLTEENINKVRELKKIADRRGQSIAQMALAWDLRKVTSVIIGASRVSQIEENVKALDNLEFSHEELKEIDEILSK, encoded by the coding sequence ATGAGCTACATACCAAACGAAAATAGATACGAAAAAATGATATATAGAAGGTGCGGGAGAAGTGGCATAATGCTTCCTGCGATTTCACTTGGACTATGGCACAACTTTGGCGGATATGATGTATTTGAAAACATGAGAGAGATGGTCAAAAAGGCGTTTGACCTTGGCATAACCCATTTTGACTTGGCAAATAATTACGGGCCGCCTCCAGGATCTGCCGAGGAGAACTTCGGCAAGATTTTAAGGACGGACTTAAGAGGCTACAGAGATGAATTGTTGATTTCTACAAAAGCTGGTTACACAATGTGGCCTGGCCCTTATGGCGATTGGGGCTCGAGGAAATACTTGCTATCAAGTTTGGACCAAAGTTTAAAGAGGATGGGCATAGATTACGTTGATATATTTTATTCCCACAGGAGAGATCCAAATACACCTTTGGAAGAAACCATGTCAGCGTTGGCACAAGCTGTAAGGCAAGGGAAGGCTTTGTATGTGGGTATTTCAAACTATAATGCTGAAGATACCAAGAAAGCCGCTGAGATCTTAAGACAGCTTGGGACACCGCTTTTAATAAACCAGCCAAGCTATTCCATGTTCAACAGATGGATAGAAGATGGACTTACAGATGTCCTTGAGGAAGAAGGCGTCGGAAGCATAGCGTTTAGTCCATTGGCACAGGGACTACTTACTGATAAATACTTAAATGGAGTTCCGGACGATTCGAGAGCTGCCAGAAAGAACACTTCACTGAGAGGCAATCTCACAGAGGAGAATATAAATAAGGTAAGAGAACTGAAAAAAATCGCAGATAGAAGAGGCCAAAGCATTGCACAGATGGCTTTGGCGTGGGACTTAAGAAAAGTTACATCTGTTATAATTGGCGCCAGCCGGGTAAGCCAGATAGAGGAGAATGTAAAGGCGCTTGACAACCTGGAATTCAGCCATGAAGAATTGAAAGAAATAGATGAGATACTGTCTAAATAA
- a CDS encoding DMT family transporter has product MNSIMLYIGAIIVGLALGLQSPMNSALGKIALPKNSAVLNNLVGLIILVLISISDGSIKQFASLFKAPTYLLFGGVLGSIIVLGSIILIPKLGAATFASIIVSAQMIAAVLIDNFGLFGVEKTPINWFKVIGVVLLIIGVRLIKA; this is encoded by the coding sequence ATGAATTCTATAATGCTTTATATAGGCGCCATTATTGTTGGACTTGCTTTAGGACTGCAGTCGCCGATGAATTCAGCTCTTGGCAAGATAGCTTTACCAAAAAACTCTGCAGTCTTAAATAATTTAGTTGGACTTATAATATTAGTCCTCATCAGCATATCAGACGGCAGTATAAAACAATTTGCAAGTTTATTTAAAGCACCAACATATCTTCTATTTGGCGGCGTATTAGGATCTATAATCGTTTTAGGATCAATCATTCTGATTCCAAAGCTTGGTGCAGCTACTTTTGCATCTATTATAGTCTCAGCTCAAATGATTGCTGCTGTGCTTATCGATAATTTTGGATTATTTGGTGTGGAAAAAACTCCCATCAATTGGTTCAAAGTAATAGGTGTTGTTCTTCTCATAATAGGTGTAAGGTTAATAAAAGCATAA
- a CDS encoding zinc-ribbon domain-containing protein, whose amino-acid sequence MADKTLVCKDCGKEFVFTEGEQAFYKEKGFENEPQRCPECRKARKQQYNNNRGYRR is encoded by the coding sequence GTGGCTGATAAGACATTAGTATGCAAAGACTGCGGCAAGGAATTCGTCTTTACAGAAGGCGAGCAAGCTTTCTATAAAGAAAAAGGCTTTGAGAATGAGCCTCAGAGATGCCCTGAATGCAGAAAAGCAAGAAAGCAGCAGTACAATAACAACAGAGGCTATAGAAGATAA
- a CDS encoding XkdF, with product MDKISYAVKLIKDGYKPYYFKPSKNIPATFDSKLTLISEDGDKKTIVFNGMEVSAADKAFMDYLTSEE from the coding sequence ATGGATAAGATTTCTTATGCAGTGAAACTTATTAAAGATGGCTATAAACCGTACTATTTTAAGCCCAGCAAAAACATACCTGCAACGTTTGATTCAAAATTGACATTAATATCTGAAGATGGGGATAAAAAAACTATAGTTTTTAATGGAATGGAAGTAAGCGCCGCTGATAAGGCGTTTATGGATTATTTAACCAGCGAGGAATAA